One Myotis daubentonii chromosome 3, mMyoDau2.1, whole genome shotgun sequence genomic window carries:
- the LOC132231650 gene encoding regulatory solute carrier protein family 1 member 1 isoform X4, producing the protein MSSLPTSDGFNHPARPSEQSPEIGNPAGLAHSVSASVCPLKPSDPDSIAPNAVKASKATTEFQIPSEKKEPLPLQDLPGPASPADWSLAVPWQNSPEEATVADNLEPSPAERSTQSLDSPLHPTQEVSVTETRMQEPQRFLGEKAWHPECQTLSQVNGLQQQEEPENGQHEVEQNVPHDREHLCNKGDLELLGERQQNQPKSVDVEAAMKGDTLQQNMDLPGAQSSLPSGCSDCSSSETLMEVDVVEQPLLAGGQNANVESVSASDLTLDNNPLMEVETSKCNPSSETLSSSISSQNLQLPESNVEMSATNADTGNCSPAVSLCGSCQPSVESAEESCSSITAALKELQGLLVTSSKPASEIPSEEVICQSETVTEGQTSLGVLSERWIQSEQCSQVSFHQATSVSVKTEKLVDTSAGTGMEDTADVNFRGPADGLVTDSEGVPRSTESVNESSVILASAKTSNQLHCTLGVEISPKLLAGEEDALNQTSEQTKSLSSDFILVKDLGQDTQNPVTDGPETRADVCPEVAGPLVEFDPPISYPSSSPSILPPLLFPAADIDRILHAGFTLQEALGALQQGGGNADLALLILLAKNIVVPT; encoded by the coding sequence ATGTCATCGTTACCAACTTCAGATGGATTTAACCATCCGGCCCGTCCTTCAGAACAGAGTCCTGAGATTGGTAATCCTGCGGGTCTCGCTCACTCTGTCTCTGCTTCAGTCTGCCCCCTCAAGCCCAGTGACCCAGACAGCATCGCACCGAACGCTGTGAAGGCCTCAAAGGCTACCACTGAATTCCAGATTCCCTCTGAAAAGAAAGAGCCTCTTCCTCTACAGGATCTCCCTGGTCCTGCTTCTCCAGCAGACTGGAGTTTGGCTGTGCCCTGGCAGAATTCACCCGAGGAAGCCACTGTTGCAGATAATCTGGAGCCATCTCCTGCTGAAAGAAGCACCCAGAGCCTCGactctcccctccacccaacaCAGGAAGTGTCTGTCACAGAGACTAGGATGCAAGAACCACAGAGGTTTCTAGGTGAAAAGGCTTGGCATCCAGAATGTCAGACTCTGAGTCAGGTGAATGGCCTTCAGCAGCAGGAGGAACCAGAGAATGGACAGCATGAGGTTGAACAGAATGTGCCACATGACCGAGAACATCTTTGTAACAAGGGGGACCTTGAGCTTCTTGGAGAAAGGCAACAGAATCAACCAAAAAGTGTGGATGTGGAAGCTGCAATGAAAGGAGACACGCTGCAGCAGAATATGGACCTCCCGGGTGCACAGAGCAGTCTACCCTCAGGGTGCTCTGACTGCTCCAGTTCAGAAACACTTATGGAAGTAGATGTAGTTGAACAGCCCCTTCTGGCAGGCGGCCAGAATGCCAATGTCGAGAGTGTCAGTGCATCTGATCTCACCTTAGATAATAATCCCTTGATGGAAGTGGAAACATCAAAATGCAACCCTTCATCTGAAACCTTGAGTAGTTCCATTTCCTCTCAGAATTTACAGCTCCCAGAAAGTAATGTGGAAATGTCTGCAACAAATGCAGACACTGGGAATTGCTCCCCCGCTGTAAGTCTCTGTGGCAGTTGTCAGCCCTCTGTGGAGTCAGCAGAAGAATCTTGCTCCTCCATCACAGCAGCCTTGAAGGAGCTTCAAGGACTTCTGGTCACTAGTAGTAAACCAGCTTCAGAAATTCCATCTGAAGAAGTTATCTGTCAATCAGAAACAGTAACTGAGGGCCAAACAAGTCTGGGGGTCCTTTCTGAACGATGGATCCAGAGTGAACAGTGTTCACAGGTCTCCTTTCATCAGGCCACATCTGTTTCAGTAAAGACAGAAAAATTAGTAGACACTTCCGCTGGCACTGGAATGGAAGATACAGCAGATGTTAACTTCAGGGGTCCCGCTGATGGCCTAGTAACTGACTCGGAAGGTGTCCCCCGATCAACGGAATCAGTAAATGAGAGTTCTGTCATTCTAGCCTCAGCCAAAACGTCTAATCAATTACACTGCACCTTAGGTGTAGAAATTTCACCAAAACTTCTCGCAGGTGAGGAGGATGCACTCAATCAGACTTCGGAGCAAACTAAGTCCTTGTCATCAGATTTCATATTGGTTAAAGATTTGGGTCAGGACACACAGAATCCAGTGACAGATGGGCCTGAGACCAGAGCAGATGTCTGTCCTGAAGTTGCAGGGCCACTTGTTGAATTTGACCCACCTATCAGCTATCCATCATCAAGTCCCTCCATTCTCCCACCATTACTTTTTCCTGCTGCAGACATTGACCGGATTCTCCATGCCGGCTTTACTTTGCAGGAAGCTCTTGGGGCTTTGCAACAAGGTGGTGGAAATGCAGACCTTGCACTTCTTATTTTGCTAGCAAAGAACATTGTAGTTCCTACATAA